One genomic segment of Calonectris borealis chromosome 18, bCalBor7.hap1.2, whole genome shotgun sequence includes these proteins:
- the GUCD1 gene encoding protein GUCD1, with protein MKSPREAGDPPPVDCIQLKVPVIQQLYHWDCGLACSRMVLQYLNHLDNDEFQKAIQELQLTKSIWTIDLAYLMRHFGVKHKFCTQTLGVDKGYKNQSFYRKHFDTEENRVNQLFAQAKACKVLVEKCTVTVQDIQNHLSQGHVAIVLVNAVLLLCDLCSSPVKYCCFLPIGQKCFCRNPDYQGHFIVLCGYNKASGSIYYNNPAYADRTCCTSISNFEEARTSYGTDEDILFIYTDS; from the exons atgaaGAGCCCCCGGGAGGCTGGGGATCCGCCGCCAG TTGACTGCATCCAGCTGAAAGTGCCAGTCATTCAGCAGTTGTACCACTGGGACTGTGGGCTAGCCTGCTCCAGGATGGTGCTTCA GTACCTGAATCATTTGGACAATGATGAATTTCAGAAAGCCATCCAGGAACTCCAGTTAACAAAGAGTATCTGGACTATTGACCTGGCCTACCTAATGCGGCACTTCGGTGTTAAGCATAAATTTTGCACCCAGACGCTTGGAGTGGACAAGGGCTACAAAAATCAG TCATTTTACAGGAAGCACTTTGACACAGAAGAGAATCGAGTGAATCAGCTCTTTGCACAAGCCAAAGCCTGCAAGGTGCTGGTGGAGAAGTG cacagtAACTGTTCAAGACATCCAAAACCACCTGTCCCAAGGTCATGTAGCCATTGTCCTAGTGAATGCGGTCCTGCTATTGTGTGATCTTTGCTCAAGTCCTGTCAAATACTGCTGCTTCCTCCCCATTGGACAGAAGTGCTTCTGCAGGAATCCTGACTACCAGGGCCATTTCATTGTGTTATGTGGCTACAACAAAGCCTCAGGGAGTATTTACTACAACAACCCTGCCTATGCTGACC GAACATGCTGCACCAGCATCAGTAACTTTGAGGAAGCCAGGACAAGTTACGGCACTGATGAAGATATTCTGTTCATCTACACAGACAGCTGA
- the SNRPD3 gene encoding small nuclear ribonucleoprotein Sm D3, protein MSIGVPIKVLHEAEGHIVTCETNTGEVYRGKLIEAEDNMNCQMSNITVTYRDGRVAQLEQVYIRGSKIRFLILPDMLKNAPMLKSMKNKNQGSGAGRGKAAILKAQVAARGRGRGMGRGNIFQKRR, encoded by the exons ATGTCGATTGGAGTGCCAATTAAAGTCCTGCATGAGGCTGAAGGCCACATTGTAACATGTGAGACCAATACAGGAGAAGTTTACCGAGGGAAACTTATTGAAGCTGAAGACAACATGAATTGTCAG ATGTCCAACATAACGGTGACATACAGAGATGGACGAGTGGCACAGCTTGAACAGGTGTACATCAGAGGTAGCAAGATACGGTTTCTCATTTTACCAGATATGTTGAAGAACGCTCCTATGCTAAAGAGCATGAAGAATAAAAACCAGGGTTCTGGAGCTGGGCGAGGAAAAGCAGCTATTCTCAAAGCTCAAG tggCTGCAAGAGGAAGAGGCCGTGGTATGGGCCGTGGCAACATCTTCCAGAAGCGAAGATAA